In the Helianthus annuus cultivar XRQ/B chromosome 11, HanXRQr2.0-SUNRISE, whole genome shotgun sequence genome, one interval contains:
- the LOC110889238 gene encoding putative indole-3-acetic acid-amido synthetase GH3.9 isoform X2 produces the protein MFLQRYVTGLDEGKAMFLYFVKAEMSTPCGLPARTVLTSYYKSKHFKGRSHDRYNDQTSPDEAILCDDNNQSMYCQLLSGMIHRQQVLRLGAVFASTLLRAISFLERNWVSLCNDIRTGKLSPVITDSGCRLAMSSILKSADPRLADEIENICSRRSWKGIVCNLWPKAKYIEAVVTGSMSQYIPALNLFRAMFTSNVKKSSLYTYAWFSKKRPVFAHASYR, from the exons ATGTTTCTACAAAG GTATGTGACAGGACTTGATGAAGGTAAGGCCATGTTTCTATACTTTGTAAAGGCGGAGATGTCAACTCCTTGTGGCTTACCAGCCCGTACAGTTCTCACCAGTTATTACAAAAGCAAGCATTTTAAGGGTCGTTCACATGACCGTTACAATGATCAAACAAGCCCAGATGAAGCCATTCTCTGTGATGACAACAACCAAAGCATGTACTGCCAGCTGTTATCCGGGATGATCCACCGCCAGCAAGTTCTACGCCTTGGAGCCGTATTTGCATCAACTTTGCTACGTGCAATCTCCTTTCTTGAACGCAACTGGGTTAGTCTATGCAATGATATCCGTACAGGCAAACTAAGCCCGGTGATTACGGATTCGGGTTGCCGCTTAGCCATGTCATCCATCCTCAAATCGGCTGACCCTCGTCTTGCAGATGAGATTGAGAATATTTGTAGTCGACGATCATGGAAAGGGATAGTGTGTAATCTTTGGCCTAAGGCTAAATATATAGAGGCAGTGGTTACAGGATCTATGTCCCAGTACATACCAGCTCTTAACTTATTTCGAGCTATGTTCACAAGTAATGTTAAAAAGTCAAGCTTATATacttatgcatggttttctaagaaacgacccgtgtttgcacacgcgTCTTACCGCtag
- the LOC110889238 gene encoding putative indole-3-acetic acid-amido synthetase GH3.9 isoform X1, which translates to MPTIAEDLDRRTFVYNMIMPIINQYVTGLDEGKAMFLYFVKAEMSTPCGLPARTVLTSYYKSKHFKGRSHDRYNDQTSPDEAILCDDNNQSMYCQLLSGMIHRQQVLRLGAVFASTLLRAISFLERNWVSLCNDIRTGKLSPVITDSGCRLAMSSILKSADPRLADEIENICSRRSWKGIVCNLWPKAKYIEAVVTGSMSQYIPALNLFRAMFTSNVKKSSLYTYAWFSKKRPVFAHASYR; encoded by the exons ATGCCAACCATTGCAGAAGATCTTGACCGTCGAACTTTCGTCTATAATATGATCATGCCAATAATCAACCA GTATGTGACAGGACTTGATGAAGGTAAGGCCATGTTTCTATACTTTGTAAAGGCGGAGATGTCAACTCCTTGTGGCTTACCAGCCCGTACAGTTCTCACCAGTTATTACAAAAGCAAGCATTTTAAGGGTCGTTCACATGACCGTTACAATGATCAAACAAGCCCAGATGAAGCCATTCTCTGTGATGACAACAACCAAAGCATGTACTGCCAGCTGTTATCCGGGATGATCCACCGCCAGCAAGTTCTACGCCTTGGAGCCGTATTTGCATCAACTTTGCTACGTGCAATCTCCTTTCTTGAACGCAACTGGGTTAGTCTATGCAATGATATCCGTACAGGCAAACTAAGCCCGGTGATTACGGATTCGGGTTGCCGCTTAGCCATGTCATCCATCCTCAAATCGGCTGACCCTCGTCTTGCAGATGAGATTGAGAATATTTGTAGTCGACGATCATGGAAAGGGATAGTGTGTAATCTTTGGCCTAAGGCTAAATATATAGAGGCAGTGGTTACAGGATCTATGTCCCAGTACATACCAGCTCTTAACTTATTTCGAGCTATGTTCACAAGTAATGTTAAAAAGTCAAGCTTATATacttatgcatggttttctaagaaacgacccgtgtttgcacacgcgTCTTACCGCtag
- the LOC110889238 gene encoding adenylosuccinate lyase isoform X3, with protein sequence MLKEAINSVILPVMDDLINAIYSMAKANAHIPMLSRTHGQPASPTTLGKEMVIFAERLNRERRDIPQVEILGKFAGAVGNYNAHVAAYPDVNWPHVAYQFVNSLGLSFNPHVTQVTKAGEIGSSTMPHKVNPTNFENNEGNLGIANAILDHLSMKLPISRWQVVEVVSRDCIIVADDSLPFGSPAAERRVNISSIRCPKLGNPRRDEKFALYAREARGNNG encoded by the exons ATGCTGAAAGAAGCCATTAATTCTGTTATTCTTCCGGTCATGGATGATTTAATTAATGCGATATACTCTATGGCGAAAGCTAATGCTCACATTCCAATGCTTTCTCGGACTCATGGACAA CCAGCCTCACCTACAACTTTGGGAAAAGAAATGGTAATATTTGCTGAGAGGTTAAACAGAGAAAGGCGAGATATTCCACAAGTTGAGATATTGGGAAAGTTTGCGGGTGCAGTTGGTAACTATAATGCACATGTTGCGGCATATCCTGATGTAAATTGGCCACATGTTGCATATCAGTTTGTAAATTCTCTTGGATTAAGCTTTAATCCACACGTGACCCAG GTAACGAAGGCTGGTGAAATTGGGTCATCGACAATGCCTCACAAAGTCAACCCCACTAACTTTGAAAACAATGAAGGCAATCTTGGGATAGCTAATGCGATTCTAGACCATTTAAGCATGAAATTACCTATTTCACGTTGGCAG GTAGTCGAAGTTGTTAGCAGAGACTGCATCATTGTTGCTGATGATTCTCTTCCGTTTGGTAGTCCAGCAGCTGAGAGACGTGTTAATATCTCGAGTATCAGGTGTCCCAAACTGGGAAATCCGAGAAGAGACGAAAAATTTGCTCTGTATGCTCGTGAAGCAAGAGGAAACAATGGTTGA
- the LOC110889237 gene encoding E3 ubiquitin-protein ligase CIP8 translates to MAGISPAPSSPPPAASITPDPTQYWCYQCNKRVPVETLADHPDVICFECKNGFVESIAVSSHDRQLNDEETENETPAFGNEFLHILRLIAMAAREDDEPPPPPPPPLSDRPPVDNDYVRIELDRWNNGDVIERDGDEADLVQVGQVRAQFDDNNNNSNNNDEEYDDINNNNDDEDDDDEEATDNQNENEEEDNDDDDYSYNNYDEDDLIQRERRDVLRLRLRDFASRAASRRNRILDWAEILMGLEDQSVEFRLQVAGEDDVYVGNPGDYVDAAGYEALLQTLAESDSGGRRGAPPAAKSAVEGLLTVEVKSSDMETCAICKDRVFNCEGKVVKQLECGHMYHGECIVCWLDAKNSCPVCRFELPTDDPEYEEDRKKRSVTVAAAAADRGCSSSSGGAD, encoded by the coding sequence ATGGCCGGAATCTCGCCAGCACCGTCATCTCCACCGCCGGCTGCATCCATCACTCCAGATCCAACACAATACTGGTGCTACCAGTGCAACAAACGCGTGCCTGTTGAAACCCTAGCTGATCACCCTGACGTCATCTGTTTCGAGTGCAAAAACGGATTCGTTGAGTCGATCGCAGTTTCTTCTCACGATCGGCAACTTAACGATGAAGAAACTGAAAATGAGACTCCGGCTTTTGGTAACGAGTTTCTTCATATTCTCAGGTTAATCGCTATGGCGGCGCGTGAGGATGACGAACcgcctcctcctcctcctccgcctcTTTCTGATCGTCCTCCCGTTGACAACGATTATGTTCGAATCGAGCTGGATCGCTGGAACAACGGTGACGTCATCGAACGCGACGGTGACGAAGCGGATCTGGTACAAGTAGGTCAAGTTAGGGCTCAAtttgatgataataataataatagtaataataatgatGAAGAATATGatgatattaataataataatgatgatgaggatgatgatgatgaagaagctaCTGATAATCAAAACGAGAACGAAGAAgaagataatgatgatgatgattatagCTATAATAATTACGATGAGGATGATTTGATTCAACGAGAACGGCGTGACGTACTCCGTTTACGGCTCCGAGACTTTGCGAGCCGAGCTGCGAGCCGTCGGAATCGGATTTTGGATTGGGCGGAGATTCTAATGGGACTGGAGGATCAATCGGTTGAATTTAGGTTACAAGTGGCTGGAGAAGATGATGTATACGTTGGAAATCCTGGAGATTATGTTGATGCAGCTGGATACGAAGCGTTATTGCAAACGCTAGCGGAGAGTGATAGCGGTGGGAGGAGAGGCGCTCCGCCTGCTGCGAAATCGGCGGTTGAAGGTTTGTTAACAGTTGAGGTGAAGTCGAGTGATATGGAGACTTGTGCTATTTGTAAAGATAGAGTGTTTAATTGTGAAGGAAAAGTTGTGAAGCAGTTGGAGTGTGGGCATATGTATCATGGTGAGTGTATAGTTTGTTGGTTGGATGCGAAGAATTCGTGTCCGGTTTGTAGGTTTGAGTTGCCTACTGATGATCCTGAGTATGAAGAGGATAGGAAGAAGCGATCCGTGACGGTTGCTGCAGCAGCAGCTGATCGTGGTTGTTCATCGAGTTCAGGTGGTGCTGATTAA